A genomic region of Pseudopipra pipra isolate bDixPip1 chromosome W, bDixPip1.hap1, whole genome shotgun sequence contains the following coding sequences:
- the LOC135405167 gene encoding uncharacterized protein LOC135405167, with the protein MGSQQSKDIKMKTPLGCILKHWRDLGGAPGGNISKKTLLKYCTQWWPLYKLDDDEKWPPEGTINYNTILQLMLFLRRLGKWDEVIYCDMFFTLRNKPEWQRECGVNVAPQDPLVLALEKDKKNLKPKERCCDACSIGQQCLKLKRRDSEEESRISLWEYQPYAPGYGIPRPKRKEGEKDTSLLGDISLELGRFKTRYSPQKSGDSWEEDSPSKLESPQGESSSQGLSSPQGSESYREESDKEKSSPTRPEDYGEEGGTSKPKDSRNRDTSTPRKEDSIYRVESSTPRDASYENESSPPRLRGNEKEGDSPKVGCSGIIIQGEKEDNTQRLNIVIQIDDKRDTRGTEEDEESSPGQAERRQRLLQTQKERRLDCVNHARRLAEDDWAGTGSEDEEPKRGKRKEKRKNRIDTGAQEEDPGEGTSHLHYTRSVARKEARERIGGSHTIAPLRRIMPIAGDQGRVKVPFTTSDLNSWREEARNFRKNPEGVAKRFELIAKNLDIDWNDIEVMLSELTETEKELVLKTGRDHASMFPEELEVVFPSRNPEWDPNNPDSYGKLVQYRKLIALGLRKAIPKAINWAALYDVRQGKDESPSEFLDRLRTAMRQYTPLDPASEEGRQQLLGLVMGQCTPDIRRKLQKLKHPANRDLETLMNEAWEVYNNREKEEKKKEDKRIARVVAVAVATQNAKFPDAGARGRGRGYPMRGRGGFKPQPIRVGPDQCSNCFQIGHWKRDCPQLRERLANTAIAHQSSD; encoded by the coding sequence ATGGGAAGCCAGCAAAGTAAggacataaaaatgaaaacccCCCTGGGGTGTATCCTAAAGCATTGGAGAGATCTAGGGGGAGCCCCAGGAGGAAACATAAGCAAGAAAACACTCCTAAAATACTGCACTCAATGGTGGCCTTTGTACAAACTAGATGATGACGAGAAATGGCCACCTGAAGGGACAATAAATTATAATACTATTTTACAGCTTATGTTGTTCCTTCGTCGATTAGGAAAGTGGGATGAAGTGATTTATTGTGACATGTTTTTTACACTGAGGAACAAACCGGAGTGGCAGAGAGAATGTGGAGTAAATGTAGCACCACAAGACCCCTTAGTCTTGGCCTTagaaaaggataagaaaaatctgaaaccaaaggaacGCTGTTGTGATGCTTGCAGCATCGGACAACAGtgtcttaaattaaaaagaagggacAGTGAAGAAGAAAGTAGAATAAGCTTATGGGAGTATCAACCATATGCTCCAGGATACGGGATACCACGCCCAAAGCGGAAAGAAGGTGAAAAAGACACTAGCCTGTTAGGAGATATTTCACTGGAGCTAGGGAGATTTAAGACCAGGTATAGCCCTCAAAAATCAGGAGACAGCTGGGAGGAAGACAGCCCATCGAAATTAGAGAGCCCTCAAGGAGAAAGCAGCTCGCAGGGGCTGAGTAGTCCACAAGGATCAGAAAGTTACAGAGAGGAGAGCGATAAAGAGAAGAGTAGCCCCACGAGACCAGAAGATTATGGAGAAGAGGGTGGCACATCGAAACCAAAGGACAGCAGGAATAGGGATACCAGTACACCGAGAAAAGAAGACAGTATCTACAGAGTGGAAAGTAGTACACCAAGAGATGCTAGTTATGAGAATGAAAGTAGCCCACCAAGACTAAGAGGTAACGAAAAAGAGGGCGATTCCCCCAAGGTAGGATGTAGTGGCATTATTattcaaggggaaaaggaagacaacACCCAAAGGTTAAACATAGTGATTCAAATAGATGATAAGAGAGATACCAGAGGGACAGAAGAAGACGAAGAGAGCAGCCCCGGACAAGCTGAGCGTCGACAGCGTCTCCTCCAAACCCAGAAAGAGAGGCGGCTAGACTGTGTGAACCATGCCAGAAGGTTGGCAGAAGATGACTGGGCAGGAACGGGGAGTGAAGACGAGGAACCGAAacggggaaagagaaaagaaaaaagaaagaatagaatAGATACTGGGGCCCAAGAAGAAGACCCTGGGGAAGGAACTAGTCACCTACACTATACTAGATCTGTAGCACGAAAAGAGGCAAGAGAAAGGATCGGGGGAAGTCATACAATAGCTCCCCTCCGACGGATAATGCCTATCGCAGGAGACCAGGGACGAGTAAAGGTGCCATTTACAACGAGTGATTTGAACAGCTGGAGAGAAGAAGCCCggaattttaggaaaaatccaGAAGGGGTAGCTAAGAGGTTCGAGTTAATTGCAAAGAACCTAGACATTGACTGGAATGATATAGAAGTAATGCTATCAGAATTAACAGAAACGGAAAAGGAACTAGTATTAAAAACGGGGAGAGATCATGCCAGCATGTTCCCTGAAGAGTTAGAAGTTGTATTTCCAAGTAGAAATCCGGAGTGGGATCCAAACAACCCCGATTCTTATGGGAAACTGGTGCAATATAGGAAGCTAATAGCATTAGGTCTGCGGAAAGCAATACCTAAAGCCATTAACTGGGCAGCTTTGTATGATGTTAGACAGGGAAAGGATGAAAGTCCCTCAGAATTTCTGGATAGACTCAGGACCGCCATGAGACAATATACACCCCTAGACCCAGCATCAGAAGAAGGGAGACAACAGCTACTAGGATTGGTAATGGGGCAGTGTACTCCCGACATTAGAAGGAAATTACAAAAACTTAAACATCCAGCAAATAGAGATCTAGAGACATTGATGAATGAGGCCTGGGAAGTAtacaacaacagagaaaaagaagagaaaaagaaggaagataaGAGAATTGCTCGAGTCGTGGCAGTAGCAGTGGCAACTCAAAACGCAAAATTCCCAGATGCAGGTGCCAGGGGTAGAGGTCGTGGTTACCCTatgagggggagagggggattCAAGCCCCAACCCATCAGAGTAGGACCGGATCAATGCTCCAATTGCTTCCAGATAGGCCATTGGAAACGAGACTGTCCCCAGCTAAGAGAAAGGCTTGCAAACACTGCCATTGCACAtcagagcagtgactga